Proteins co-encoded in one Methanobrevibacter sp. genomic window:
- a CDS encoding anaerobic ribonucleoside-triphosphate reductase activating protein: protein MFVGGTVISSVEFHGNMSLVIFMSGCPLCCRFCHNVELINDHTEVTLEEICEEIDSSKDFLDAIVISGGEPLLQTEAVKEILKYVKQLNLKTKLDTSGIYPEELDKLLKEDLIDFVSLDIKAPFEDYRHVVGEDVGEDVKNSMEIINSYGVTLETRTTVVPTLHKDEDIRKIASSVKSDIYTIQQFRNKNVLDPALEHVDNPNAVELTKLAESLKDYFDGTIKVKTAEFGAQVIN from the coding sequence ATGTTTGTTGGTGGAACGGTAATCTCCTCTGTTGAATTTCATGGAAACATGTCCCTGGTCATATTCATGTCAGGATGTCCGCTATGCTGCAGATTCTGCCATAATGTGGAATTGATAAATGACCATACTGAAGTAACATTGGAAGAGATTTGTGAAGAAATAGATTCCTCAAAGGACTTTTTGGATGCAATAGTGATTTCTGGAGGAGAACCATTACTACAAACAGAAGCCGTTAAAGAAATTTTGAAATATGTAAAGCAATTAAATCTAAAAACAAAGCTTGACACTAGCGGAATCTATCCTGAAGAATTGGATAAGCTTTTAAAGGAAGATTTAATTGATTTTGTTTCATTGGATATAAAAGCTCCATTTGAAGATTACAGACACGTTGTTGGAGAAGATGTCGGAGAGGACGTTAAAAATTCAATGGAGATTATCAACAGCTACGGAGTAACGCTGGAAACCAGGACAACCGTGGTTCCAACTTTACATAAGGATGAAGATATTAGAAAAATAGCCAGTTCTGTCAAATCAGACATCTATACGATTCAGCAGTTCAGAAACAAGAACGTATTGGATCCTGCCCTAGAGCATGTAGACAATCCAAATGCAGTAGAACTCACTAAACTGGCGGAATCCCTAAAAGATTATTTTGATGGAACAATCAAGGTCAAAACAGCAGAATTCGGAGCGCAAGTTATAAATTAA
- the hisC gene encoding histidinol-phosphate transaminase: MKPRQIVSEMDSYVPGRSQDEIAAEFGLKKEDIIKLGSNENPWGPSPKALAAIREEVNINRYPESDLRELIHEYALYSGVDDDQVIVGGDGADEIIDVLAKTFIDEGDEFIVPLPSYMYYEYLLLQYGAVPVYARWDMEENKLDVDSVINSITEKTKMIFLCTPNNPTGTLISQEDIARIAEINEDILVVVDEAYFEFAEITNKDMIEKYPNIFIIRTMSKVMGLAGMRIGFGISSPEVIEYIFRIKPVFSLTRLSYIAALETLKDKEYIERSIRDGIASREYLYSELDKIDSLKVFPSKSNFILFNVEDTGMTATELTRKLMAEGIIVRDCTSFKGLDDYWVRISICTQDENEKFIEIMKKVLE; this comes from the coding sequence AAATTGTAAGTGAAATGGATTCTTATGTTCCAGGAAGATCTCAGGATGAGATAGCTGCCGAATTCGGCCTTAAAAAGGAGGATATCATTAAATTGGGTTCCAATGAAAACCCATGGGGTCCTTCTCCAAAAGCCCTTGCAGCCATTCGTGAAGAGGTAAACATCAACAGATATCCGGAATCTGATTTGAGAGAACTTATACATGAATATGCACTTTATTCTGGTGTGGATGACGATCAGGTAATCGTTGGTGGGGATGGAGCAGATGAAATAATCGATGTATTAGCTAAGACTTTTATTGATGAAGGTGATGAATTTATTGTCCCTCTTCCATCTTATATGTACTATGAGTATCTTTTATTGCAATATGGTGCAGTACCTGTATATGCTCGTTGGGATATGGAGGAAAATAAGCTAGATGTTGATTCTGTAATAAATTCAATTACAGAAAAAACAAAAATGATATTCTTATGCACTCCAAACAATCCAACAGGAACTCTGATATCCCAAGAGGACATTGCAAGGATTGCTGAGATAAATGAAGATATACTGGTAGTCGTTGATGAGGCATATTTCGAATTTGCAGAAATAACAAACAAGGATATGATTGAAAAGTATCCGAATATATTCATAATAAGAACCATGTCCAAAGTAATGGGTTTGGCAGGAATGAGAATTGGTTTTGGAATATCCTCTCCGGAAGTAATTGAATACATCTTCAGAATCAAACCAGTATTCTCCTTAACAAGATTATCATATATTGCAGCTTTGGAAACTCTTAAGGACAAGGAATACATCGAAAGATCAATCAGGGATGGAATAGCTAGTAGGGAATATTTATATTCAGAATTGGATAAGATCGATTCTCTTAAGGTATTTCCATCAAAATCAAACTTCATCCTATTCAATGTTGAAGATACTGGAATGACAGCAACAGAATTAACTCGTAAGCTAATGGCTGAAGGAATAATTGTGCGTGACTGCACTTCCTTCAAGGGGCTTGACGATTACTGGGTAAGAATCAGTATATGTACTCAGGATGAAAATGAAAAGTTCATTGAAATTATGAAAAAGGTTTTAGAATAA